The Candidatus Acidiferrales bacterium genomic sequence TTTTTACCCTCGAAGAGATGACTGCCGCGGCACAAGCGGAGCTGGAGGCCCGCAAGGCGGAAGCGGTCCAAAAGGCAGCGGAGGCGGCCAAGGAGGGCAAGACCGCTGAGCCATCCGCACAAGAGAAGCAACACCTCAAGATGCTGGAGGATTTCCTGGGCTACCCGAACTGGTTGAGTATCCACCCGGAGGGGCCGCTGTGGTTCCGCGGTTTCGCGCAGTGGCCGGAAGAAGAGGGCGCATCGCACGTGGCGAACCTGCTCGGAAGCTATGGCGCAGCCCATTTCGTGGTGGGCCACACGCCCCAACTTGACGGGCGGATCCAGGCCCGCTTCGGCGGAAAGGTATTCCTGATCGATACGGGGATGCTGGCGAGCTACTACCAGGGAGGCCGGGCGTCGGCGCTGGAGATCCAGAACGGCAAGTTCACGGCGATCTACCTCGACCAGCGTAGCGTGCTGCTCGACCGCGGGGCCACCCGCGGCGGCGGGTGGCCATCGAGCATGGCGAGCTTTCATGCGGCTGCGGAACTCCCCGGCGGCGGATCGGCGTACGAGCCCCGATGGTATCGGGGCGAGCTGCAGGAGCCGTCGCGCGCTGCGCCACCCGTCACGCCGGTGCCGGCCCCGGTTGTATCGGGGCGGGTGTGGCTGGGGCCGGACGGCGAGCCGCTGCCCTTCATTAGCGACGAAGAGGTGCTCGAGTTCCTGCGCACCGCCAAAGTGATCAAGATGAAAGAGATCAGCCAAGGGATCACGCATCCCCGGAAAGTGTTGCTGGAGAAAGACGGGATCCGGATGCACGCCATCTTCCGCGACATAAACGAGGAGAAAACTGTCACCACCTTGGCCAGTGGACAAACGGAGATGTTCTTCCGCGACAGCTTCATCTTCGAGTGCGCGGCCTACGAACTCAGCCGGTTGCTGGGGCTGGATAACGTGCCGCCAGTGGTGGAGCGGAGGGTTCACGGCACCAGCGGATCGCTCCAAATCTGGGTCGAGAACGCCATGACCGAGACCATTAGGCAGAAGAGGAAAATCTCCCCGCCCGACTTAACGCGCTGGAACCAGCAGGTGCAGGTGATGCGGGTCTTCGACAACCTTGTTTACAACACCGACCGCAACCAGGGCAATATCCTGTTCACTACCGACTGGAAGCTGTGGCTGATTGACCACACGCGTGCCTTCCGTCGCCATACCGATCTGAAGGAGCCCAAAGGGATTGTCCAGTGCGAACGCAACCTCTGGGAAAGACTGCGGACGCTCGACGAGGAGGCCGCAAGGCAGCATTGCAAGAAATATCTCCGCTCGCCCGAAATCGAGGCGCTGCTCAAGCGGCGGAAGAAGCTGGTCGAGCACATCCAAAAGCTCATCGCCGAGCGTGGCCAGCAGCAGGTGCTCTTCACGTTTGAATAGTCTGGAGCCGGGCCGGCCTTCCTGACTCCCGTCGCCCCGCTTGTGAAAAGAACCCCGCTCCATCTTACCCAATAGAATGTTCTTTTCGGCCCTGGCGCGGCCAGCTTTGGCTTGGCGAGGTCCCACGGCCGCTTTTAGCTGCAAGGAGTTACCGTCAGTGTCAGCCGATTCTTCCAGCCGCCGGCCAACGGCCCATCCCCATCGCTCCCTCAAGCATTTGATTGCCTATCTGGTTAGACTGGAGTAGGGTTGGCAAACAATTCCACATTCTGGAACGTAGGCGCAACGGCGCCGCAGCTTGGACCGCTGGGCGGTTGCCATGACTAGGGAAACAGGGGCATTCGCGCTTCTTCTGGTTGCCCTATTCGCAAACTTACCTGTTGCCTTTGCCCAGGAGGTGCCGGAGAAAGCTACCGGGGCGCCGGCAACTGTCCAGGCAGTTCCACCAGCGAACGCCCCGGATGCCACTTCCGCCGCAGCGCCTCCTGGGCGCATTGTGGATGGCCGGATGGAATCGGGCACGGCAAGGAAAATTGTCCGCGTGCCTCTCTATCCGCTCATCGGACTGGGCAAGGGACTCGAAAAGGGACTGCTGGCGCTCGAAGAACACAACCTCCGACAAAAATTGAACTATTGGCAGTACTGGCTCCAGCAGCACCACCTGCAGCCGCTGACTGGCGGGATGGGTACGGGAACCGGGTTCGCCCTGGGCATAAGAATCTTTGACGACGATTTCCTGCACCGCAGGATTCGTTTCGAAATGCCCCTGCGGTACTCCACCAACAACTATCAACAGTTTGGAACGATGCTCGGTTTCTCGCTCCTCCGCGACCGCAAGCTCTTCCTCGATCTGGCCACGCAGTATCGTTCGCGGCCACAAGAAGATTTCTTCGGCCTGGGCGACGGGTCGTTTGAGAACGATAGGACCAATTACAAGCTGCAGGATCGTAACGCTGGCGCCGTGATCGGAACCGAAATCGGCGGGCGTGCCCGCTTCGATTTCGGCGTCCGTTACACCAACACAAACGTCTCCGGCGGGGAAGACGACCGATTCCCTTCGACCGAGCAGAAGTTCCCGATCTTGGCCGGGCTTGCCCGCGGCTCTTCGCTGTTGCGCTACGGCTTCTCCGCCATGTACACCGCGCTCGATAACCCGCTCGACCCGAAGAAGGGGTTCCGCTGGCGGGGGCGTTTTTATTGGGTGGATTCACTGAATTCAGACAATTTTGATTTTTACGACTATGGCCTGGTGGCGGACGGCTACGTGCCCCTGGGAAGAAGGAGGACGCTGGCCGTGCGCCTGGTGGCTGACTTCCGCCAGGAGCGCGACGCCGGGCAGATTCCTTTCTACTTGCTGCCCTACCTGGGCGGTAGCCGCACCATGCGCGGCTTTCGTGAGTTCCGCTTCTACGACGCCAATGCGCTGCTCGTGAACATTGAATATCGCCATCAGGTTTGGAAGTTCGTTGACTTCGTGCTCTTCACCGATCAGGGCCAGGTGGCGCGCGAGCCGGGTGATTTTTCTTTCGAGCGCTTCCGTACCGGCTACGGCGCCGGATTGCGCGTGAAGAGCCTCCGCGGCGTCGCGCTTCGTTTCGATGTGGGCCGGTCGAGCGAGGGCTGGCGTTTCTACTTTACCTTCAGCCCGGAGTTCTAAAGGATGAAACCTTTTCGAGCGCTGCTGGCCATTTGGCTGATCGGAACCGTGGCCGCTCCGTCGCCCGCGGTGGCGCGCCAGAAGCCGTCGCCCGGGCCGCCCATCGAATTAGATTTCGACATGAACGATATTCCGGAACCGAAGGTCCGGAGGAACAGCCAGTATTACGACTTTTTCGACGCCACATTTTTCCAGCAGGCCAAGCAAGCCTTCGATAT encodes the following:
- a CDS encoding metallophosphoesterase, which encodes MMTKLFARFSRKHIGRCVVGLLVVLAVVLPASRLRAAADRSGGERVLAVGDIHGDFDALVAILQQAGLIDSKHRWTGRNATLVQTGDFLDRGPRVREVMDLLGTLEKQAPKKGGRVVVLLGNHEMMNLIGDLRYVTPENYAGFADRKSEIRRKAAYQAYVEWRQWRAQARKQPPPVFTPAMEKAWMEAHPPGFVEHREAFGPEKKYGRWLRERPAVVRMSDGVFLHGGISPQLASWKVEAIGQRIKDEIKAFDAYKEYLVAQKLILPFFTLEEMTAAAQAELEARKAEAVQKAAEAAKEGKTAEPSAQEKQHLKMLEDFLGYPNWLSIHPEGPLWFRGFAQWPEEEGASHVANLLGSYGAAHFVVGHTPQLDGRIQARFGGKVFLIDTGMLASYYQGGRASALEIQNGKFTAIYLDQRSVLLDRGATRGGGWPSSMASFHAAAELPGGGSAYEPRWYRGELQEPSRAAPPVTPVPAPVVSGRVWLGPDGEPLPFISDEEVLEFLRTAKVIKMKEISQGITHPRKVLLEKDGIRMHAIFRDINEEKTVTTLASGQTEMFFRDSFIFECAAYELSRLLGLDNVPPVVERRVHGTSGSLQIWVENAMTETIRQKRKISPPDLTRWNQQVQVMRVFDNLVYNTDRNQGNILFTTDWKLWLIDHTRAFRRHTDLKEPKGIVQCERNLWERLRTLDEEAARQHCKKYLRSPEIEALLKRRKKLVEHIQKLIAERGQQQVLFTFE
- a CDS encoding BamA/TamA family outer membrane protein — its product is MESGTARKIVRVPLYPLIGLGKGLEKGLLALEEHNLRQKLNYWQYWLQQHHLQPLTGGMGTGTGFALGIRIFDDDFLHRRIRFEMPLRYSTNNYQQFGTMLGFSLLRDRKLFLDLATQYRSRPQEDFFGLGDGSFENDRTNYKLQDRNAGAVIGTEIGGRARFDFGVRYTNTNVSGGEDDRFPSTEQKFPILAGLARGSSLLRYGFSAMYTALDNPLDPKKGFRWRGRFYWVDSLNSDNFDFYDYGLVADGYVPLGRRRTLAVRLVADFRQERDAGQIPFYLLPYLGGSRTMRGFREFRFYDANALLVNIEYRHQVWKFVDFVLFTDQGQVAREPGDFSFERFRTGYGAGLRVKSLRGVALRFDVGRSSEGWRFYFTFSPEF